A portion of the Longimicrobiaceae bacterium genome contains these proteins:
- a CDS encoding DNA recombination protein RmuC: protein MPTPIFQIVFCSLAAAGVSAVIVILVLRSKANAAQASATAERATLLERVRARDDQLADLRLRAERSAAESDVLRTRNTGLDREVAQLTAQLDQERGLAAEKVKLLAEAEARFKDAFESLSAAALKSNNESFMTLAQTQFGRLHLLSQADLEQRQQAISALVQPISASLAAVDSRIADVEKGRIDSHATLTEHLRGMQEMQTRLQGETSNLVKALRAPTVRGRWGEIQLKRVVEIAGMLEHCDFTQQETVDTDLGKRRPDMVVKLPSGRCVAVDSKVPLSHYLEALEAPDEETRLTALRGHAAQVRRHLTELSGKAYQEHIQPSPEFVVLFLPGETFFSAALEQDPSLIEFGAEQKVILATPTTLIALLKAVAYGWRQEQLADNARAISENGRILYDRTRVLAMHMMKIGKGLDRAVDSYNQAVGSLERSVLPAARRFKDLRAAAGDDIPVLGGVEKMPRSVAIAELTISDPASMIEDGRADVAAD, encoded by the coding sequence ATGCCCACGCCCATCTTCCAGATCGTCTTCTGCTCGCTCGCCGCTGCGGGAGTGAGCGCCGTCATCGTCATCCTTGTCCTGCGCTCGAAGGCAAATGCCGCGCAGGCCTCCGCTACCGCCGAGCGCGCGACGCTGCTGGAGCGCGTGCGGGCGAGGGACGACCAGCTCGCGGACCTCCGGCTGCGCGCCGAGCGCTCTGCCGCGGAAAGCGACGTGCTCCGGACGCGCAACACCGGCCTGGACCGCGAGGTCGCCCAGCTCACCGCGCAGCTAGACCAGGAGCGCGGCCTCGCAGCCGAGAAGGTGAAGCTGCTGGCGGAGGCGGAGGCGCGCTTCAAGGACGCGTTCGAATCGCTCTCCGCCGCGGCGCTCAAGTCGAACAACGAGTCGTTCATGACGCTGGCGCAGACGCAGTTCGGCCGGCTGCACCTGCTCTCGCAGGCCGACCTGGAGCAGCGGCAGCAGGCGATCAGCGCGCTGGTGCAGCCCATCAGCGCGTCGCTGGCGGCGGTGGACAGCCGGATCGCGGATGTGGAGAAGGGGCGCATCGACAGCCACGCCACGCTCACCGAGCACCTGCGGGGGATGCAGGAGATGCAGACGCGGCTGCAAGGCGAGACGTCGAACCTGGTGAAGGCTCTGCGCGCGCCCACCGTGCGCGGCCGCTGGGGCGAGATCCAGCTCAAGCGCGTGGTTGAGATCGCGGGGATGCTGGAGCACTGCGACTTCACGCAGCAGGAGACGGTGGATACCGACCTGGGCAAGCGCCGCCCGGACATGGTCGTGAAGCTCCCCAGCGGCCGGTGCGTAGCGGTGGACAGCAAGGTCCCGCTCTCGCACTACCTGGAAGCGCTGGAGGCGCCCGACGAGGAGACGCGGCTCACTGCGTTGCGCGGGCACGCGGCGCAGGTTCGGCGGCACCTCACGGAGCTGAGCGGCAAGGCCTACCAGGAGCACATCCAACCCTCGCCGGAGTTCGTCGTGCTCTTCCTTCCCGGCGAGACCTTCTTCAGCGCCGCGCTGGAGCAGGACCCGTCGCTCATCGAGTTCGGCGCCGAGCAGAAGGTCATCCTCGCCACTCCGACGACCCTCATCGCCCTCCTGAAGGCCGTCGCCTACGGCTGGCGGCAGGAGCAGCTCGCGGACAACGCGCGCGCCATCAGCGAGAACGGCCGCATCCTGTACGACCGCACGCGCGTTCTCGCCATGCACATGATGAAGATCGGCAAGGGGTTGGACCGCGCCGTGGACTCGTACAACCAGGCCGTGGGCTCTCTGGAGCGGAGCGTGCTCCCCGCCGCCCGCCGCTTCAAGGACCTCCGCGCCGCCGCCGGAGACGACATCCCCGTCCTCGGCGGCGTCGAGAAGATGCCCCGCAGCGTCGCCATCGCCGAGCTGACCATCAGCGACCCAGCGTCGATGATCGAAGACGGCCGGGCGGACGTGGCGGCGGATTGA